ATCGCGCTCATTCCATTGCTGTCAGTGCCGAATTTGAGAAGCCTGTCTCTGTGGAGAGTGCCCGACTGGTTCTGTCCAAGGCTCCCGGCCTGGACCTTGTGGATGCTCCCGAAAAAGCTGAATACCCGCTGCCGCTCTACGTGGCTGAGAAGTATAACTGCCAGGTCGGTCGACTCCGCATGGATTGCGCGCTCGACAACGGTCTTTGCTTCTGGGTGGCCGGCGATCAACTGCTCAAGGGCGCTGCGCTCAATGCGGTGCAGATTGCTGAAGAGCTGATCAAATAAAGTCGATAGTCCCTGCCGTCTCAACAACGGTGCGAAATCAAGTTGCCTTTGGTTTAGCCATTGGTAATTGTATAGCGCTACATGTCTTCGACTCCGCCAGGCTACGCAAATGAACGGCGAATGCGAACTCGTCTTTTCCTGATCTTGTTCCTGTTGGTTTGCGCGGTGTTTTATCCCGTACTGAGTGCCGAATTCCTGCCCTGGGACGATGATGCCAATATCTACCTCAATCCACATCTCACCGGCCTGGGCTTGGATCAGCTGAAGTGGATTTCTACGGACACTACTTACGTCTGGCGCTATCAACCACTCTGTTGGTTTACCTGGTCGGCAATAAAGGCGTGCTTTGGCCTTAAACCCTTTTACTTCCACCTGATAGTTTTGCTTTTTCATGCCGCCAATACTGGCCTGGTTTTTTTGCTGATCCATAAGCTGCTTTTGCTGGCCAGAAATGTTGCCAGGGAAACGGCGCCGCCTCAATTTGCGATCTGTGCTGCACTTGGCGCCGCCTTCTGGGGAGTCCATCCGTTGCGAGTTGAAAGTACCGCCTGGGCGGTAGAGTTAGCTTATGTACAGCCGCTTTTTTTCTTTCTCCTTTCCATATTTTCTTATCTGCGGGCAGCCGAGGTGAAGAACCCGAAACTGTACGTGGGTTTAAGCATGCTTCTCTTTATCATTTCCTTGATGAGTTTCCCTCTCGCTCTGGGCGGTTTTGTCGTTTTTTGGGGGCTCAACTTTTTTCCTTTGCGACGGTTGGAATTAGATCCTGCCCGTTGGTTGTCCAGGGAGGCATTCAAAGTCTGGGCGGAGCAATTCGTGTTCCTGGCGATTGCGGTCTTTTTTGGTTGGTTAAACCTCCGTATTCGATCCCATCCTGCCAGCACCATGTGGAGCAATCCCGCAAGTCTGGCGGAATTTGGGTTTGCCTCCAGGGTAATGCAAGGATTCTTCATCTGGGCTTATTACATTTGGAAACCTTTTCTGCCTTTTAATCTTACTCCGGTCCCGATTCAACTGCTTGAATTCAAGCCCCTCGACCTGCCATTCCTATTGAGTGCGATCCTGGTGGTGGGGTTAAGTTTGATTTTGTTTTTGCGACGCCGCCTCTGGCCCGGGATTTTCGTAATATGGATCTGTTATTTAGCGCTCCTGGTTCCAGTGTTGGGCATTTCTGAGCATCCTCACTACCCTTCTGACCGTTACAGTCTGGTCGTGAGCATTGGCTGGTCTATTTTGCTCTCAGCTTTGTTGGCCAAACTCTGGGCACATCTTCGTTTACGCCAGCTTTTACTTGGTGCATCGACAGTTACCCTTCTGCTCTTTGCCTCCATGAGCTATCAGCAAACCTTTATGTGGCAGACAAGCGTCGGATTTTTCCAGGCAATTCTACGCCCGTGGAAGGACGAACCGAAACTTGCCAGTGCGCGGCTTAACCTGCAGATGCGTCTGGCCCAGGCACATGTGGATCATGGCCAGTTCACCAACGCAGTTGAAGTACTAAGAGAGGCTATCCAAATTAAACCCGCCTTTGCAGAGGGGCATCATCAACTCGGCAACGCCCTTAAGGAAACCGGCGATCTGGATGGAGCCAGCGCCTCCTATGCCGAAGCCATGCGCCTCGCCCCCGATCTTATGCCCTCGCTGAATGACCTGGGTGTGGCATACGCTCAATTGGGAAAGCTGGACCAGGCGATGGCCCAGTTTTCAAAAGTCATGCAACGTGAGCCGGAAAATGCGTCTGCCATAAAGAATATGGCCATCGCTTTGCAAATGAAGGGAAGGACTAATGAAGCTGAAGTGTACCTGATCCGCTTAAAGACACTCCCAAGCCATCCTTCCGGGTTGCAATAGATATTGACTGGGAAATTGTCGGTGCACCCTATCTCGGGGACAATCCAACAAGACATCTGCCGCCGAAAAGCCTCGGCCAATGCGAAAGAGCACCATCCAAAAGCTCAGTGAACTCGAAGCAACTGGCAGGATAAAGTGCGGGCTTGCTGTAGCCACCCGAAAGCAGGTAGCCAAAACTACTAAACGCCTGGGCGTGGAAGACGTTCCATTGCTCCGGCCAGCTTGGAGTTTCCTTGCGGAAGAACAGCCTGGTGGCATTCCCTTGCGCCGCATAATAATCGCGCGGCGGTGGAAATGAA
The Pedosphaera parvula Ellin514 DNA segment above includes these coding regions:
- a CDS encoding tetratricopeptide repeat protein, which translates into the protein MRTRLFLILFLLVCAVFYPVLSAEFLPWDDDANIYLNPHLTGLGLDQLKWISTDTTYVWRYQPLCWFTWSAIKACFGLKPFYFHLIVLLFHAANTGLVFLLIHKLLLLARNVARETAPPQFAICAALGAAFWGVHPLRVESTAWAVELAYVQPLFFFLLSIFSYLRAAEVKNPKLYVGLSMLLFIISLMSFPLALGGFVVFWGLNFFPLRRLELDPARWLSREAFKVWAEQFVFLAIAVFFGWLNLRIRSHPASTMWSNPASLAEFGFASRVMQGFFIWAYYIWKPFLPFNLTPVPIQLLEFKPLDLPFLLSAILVVGLSLILFLRRRLWPGIFVIWICYLALLVPVLGISEHPHYPSDRYSLVVSIGWSILLSALLAKLWAHLRLRQLLLGASTVTLLLFASMSYQQTFMWQTSVGFFQAILRPWKDEPKLASARLNLQMRLAQAHVDHGQFTNAVEVLREAIQIKPAFAEGHHQLGNALKETGDLDGASASYAEAMRLAPDLMPSLNDLGVAYAQLGKLDQAMAQFSKVMQREPENASAIKNMAIALQMKGRTNEAEVYLIRLKTLPSHPSGLQ